From Lagenorhynchus albirostris chromosome 15, mLagAlb1.1, whole genome shotgun sequence, one genomic window encodes:
- the ELFN1 gene encoding protein ELFN1, protein MAGCRQAAPWAWACVAAAALLLAGGLVRGDCWLIEGDKGFVWLAICSQNQPPYEAIPQQINSTVVDLRLNENRIRSVQYAALSRFGNLTYLNLTKNEIGYIEDGAFSGQFNLQVLQLGYNRLRNLTEGVLRGLSKLEYLYLQANLIEVVAPGAFWECPNIVNVDLSMNRIQRLHSATFAGLAKLSVCELYSNPFYCSCELLGFLRWLAAFTNATQTYDRVQCESPPLYSGYSLLGQGRHGQRSVLSKLQSVCTDASYAAETRPAPGRSPPPPPAPPAEPSEGPCAEDECFSGDGTTPLVALPTLAPQAEARPLMKVTQLTQNSATITVQLPSPFNRMYTLEHFNNSRSSTVSRLTRAQEEIRLTNLYALTNYTYCVVSTSSGLHHNHTCLTICLPKPPSPPGPVPGSSTATRYIMTVLGCLFGMVLVLGAVYYCLRRRRRREEQQQKAAAAAAAGSLQKTVIELKYGPEMEAPGLAPLSQGPLLGPEAVTRVPYLPAAAGELEQYKLAEGGETPKASKGSYLEVRSGGQAERRDGGPGPDSRSSVAEISTIAKEVDKVNQIINNCIDALKSESTSFQGGKAGAVAAAEPQLVLLSEPLAGKHGFLAPAYKDAFSHSLQRHHSAEAAPGAPRASTSSSGSARSPRPYRAEAAGAHKAAAAEAKYIEKSSPAADAILTVTPAAAVLRAEAEKSRQYGEHRHSYPGSHPADTPLPHEGPGGRKASILEPLTRPRPRDLAYSQLSPQYHNLSYSSSPEYTCRASQSIWERFRLSRRRHKDNGEFVAAGHALRKKVQFAQDEDLHDILDYWKGVSAQHKS, encoded by the coding sequence ATGGCCGGGTGCCGGCAGGCTGCGCCGTGGGCCTGGGCGTGCGTGGCGGCGGCCGCCCTGCTGCTCGCGGGCGGGCTGGTGCGCGGCGACTGCTGGCTGATCGAGGGCGACAAGGGCTTCGTGTGGCTGGCCATCTGCAGCCAGAACCAGCCGCCCTACGAGGCCATCCCGCAGCAGATAAACAGCACCGTCGTGGACCTGCGGCTGAACGAGAACCGCATCCGCAGCGTGCAGTACGCTGCGCTGAGCCGCTTCGGCAACCTCACGTACCTCAACCTCACCAAGAACGAGATCGGCTACATCGAGGACGGCGCCTTCTCGGGCCAGTTCAACCTGCAGGTGCTGCAGCTGGGCTACAACCGGCTGCGCAACCTGACGGAGGGCGTGCTGCGCGGCCTGAGCAAGCTGGAGTACCTGTACCTGCAGGCCAACCTCATCGAGGTGGTGGCGCCCGGCGCCTTCTGGGAGTGCCCCAACATCGTCAACGTGGACCTGTCCATGAACCGCATCCAGCGGCTGCACAGCGCCACCTTCGCGGGCCTGGCCAAGCTGTCCGTGTGCGAGCTCTACAGCAACCCCTTCTACTGCTCCTGCGAGCTGCTGGGCTTCCTGCGCTGGCTGGCCGCCTTCACCAACGCCACGCAGACCTACGACCGCGTGCAGTGTGAGTCGCCGCCGCTCTACTCGGGCTACTCGCTCCTGGGCCAGGGCCGCCACGGCCAGCGCAGCGTCCTCAGCAAGCTGCAGTCCGTGTGCACCGACGCCTCCTACGCGGCCGAGACCCGCCCGGCGCCCGGCcgctcgccgccgccgccccccgcgCCGCCCGCGGAGCCCAGCGAGGGCCCCTGCGCCGAGGATGAGTGCTTCTCCGGCGACGGCACCACGCCGCTGGTGGCCCTGCCCACGCTGGCCCCGCAGGCCGAGGCCCGCCCGCTCATGAAGGTCACGCAGCTGACGCAGAACTCGGCCACCATCACGGTCCAGCTGCCCAGCCCGTTCAACCGCATGTACACGCTGGAGCACTTCAACAACAGCAGGTCGTCCACCGTGTCCAGGCTGACCCGGGCCCAGGAGGAGATCCGCCTGACCAACCTCTACGCGCTCACCAACTACACCTACTGCGTGGTCTCCACCAGCTCGGGGCTGCATCACAACCACACCTGCCTCACCATCTGCCTGCCCAAGCCGCCCAGCCCGCCGGGCCCCGTGCCCGGCTCCTCCACGGCCACGCGCTACATCATGACCGTCCTGGGCTGCCTCTTCGGCATGGTGCTGGTGCTCGGCGCCGTCTACTACTgcctgcggcggcggcggcgccgggAGGAGCAGCAGCAGAAGGCCGCCGCGGCGGCCGCGGCCGGCAGCCTCCAGAAGACGGTCATCGAGCTCAAGTACGGGCCCGAGATGGAGGCGCCCGGCCTGGCCCCGCTGTCCCAGGGCCCGCTGCTGGGCCCCGAGGCCGTGACCCGCGTGCCGTACCTGCCGGCGGCCGCCGGCGAGCTGGAGCAGTACAAGCTGGCGGAGGGCGGCGAGACGCCCAAGGCCAGCAAGGGCAGCTACCTGGAGGTGCGTTCAGGGGGGCAGGCGGAGCGCAGGGACGGGGGGCCGGGCCCCGACAGCCGCAGCTCGGTGGCCGAGATCTCCACCATCGCCAAGGAGGTGGACAAGGTCAACCAGATCATCAACAACTGCATCGACGCCCTCAAGTCCGAGTCCACCTCCTTCCAGGGCGGCAAGGCGGGGGCCGTGGCCGCGGCCGAGCCGCAGCTGGTGCTGCTGTCCGAGCCGCTGGCCGGCAAGCACGGCTTCCTGGCGCCCGCCTACAAGGACGCCTTCAGCCACAGCCTGCAGCGGCATCACAGCGCGGAGGCCGCCCCCGGGGCCCCGCGCGCCAGCACCTCGTCCAGCGGCTCCGCGCGCAGCCCGCGGCCCTACCGCGCCGAGGCCGCCGGGGCGCACAAGGCCGCGGCCGCCGAGGCCAAGTACATCGAGAAGAGCTCGCCCGCGGCCGACGCCATCCTCACTGTGACCCCCGCGGCCGCCGTGCTGCGGGCCGAGGCTGAGAAGAGCCGCCAGTACGGTGAGCACCGGCACTCGTACCCCGGCTCCCACCCCGCCGACACGCCCCTGCCCCACGAGGGCCCCGGCGGCCGCAAGGCGTCCATCCTGGAGCCGCTGACCCGGCCGCGGCCCCGCGACCTGGCCTACTCGCAGCTGTCCCCGCAGTACCATAACCTGAGCTACTCCTCCAGCCCCGAATACACCTGCAGGGCCTCCCAGAGCATCTGGGAGCGCTTCAGACTGAGCCGCCGGCGGCACAAGGACAACGGGGAGTTCGTGGCGGCCGGCCACGCCCTGCGCAAGAAGGTCCAGTTCGCCCAAGATGAGGACCTGCACGACATCCTGGACTACTGGAAGGGCGTGTCCGCACAGCACAAGTCctga